A genome region from Pseudomonas sp. N3-W includes the following:
- a CDS encoding DUF6586 family protein, translated as MAHELYTRTNQKIYFAGLSLEALARAEEGRAMNSLALIQAGRESALFHLYGALLGLCHEIAGFYRLPQANAPRAEMLLTREVLEAIAIPEMAEMVELAQNPETWLAKLLAAHTALFQPPRAPHKPKGDVTQPLILAVNLDEEEAPQELSREELESWRQNLKGLAIRFREGLNEC; from the coding sequence ATGGCCCACGAACTGTACACCCGCACCAATCAGAAGATTTATTTCGCCGGGCTGTCTCTGGAAGCGCTTGCCAGGGCCGAAGAGGGGCGGGCAATGAATTCTCTGGCGTTGATTCAGGCCGGGCGCGAATCGGCCCTGTTTCATCTCTATGGTGCATTGCTGGGGTTGTGCCATGAAATCGCCGGCTTCTACCGTTTGCCTCAGGCCAATGCGCCCCGGGCAGAGATGCTGTTGACGCGTGAAGTGCTTGAAGCCATCGCGATTCCTGAAATGGCTGAAATGGTCGAGTTGGCGCAGAACCCTGAAACCTGGCTGGCCAAGCTGTTGGCGGCCCACACCGCATTGTTCCAGCCGCCTCGTGCGCCGCATAAGCCCAAGGGCGATGTCACACAGCCGTTGATCCTGGCTGTCAACCTCGACGAGGAAGAGGCTCCTCAAGAGTTGAGCCGGGAAGAGCTGGAGAGTTGGCGTCAGAACCTCAAGGGACTGGCAATTCGTTTTCGCGAAGGTCTGAACGAGTGTTGA
- the sulA gene encoding SOS-induced cell division inhibitor SulA: MQFPHTSQQAQLPLFEAFMAQPLTPILKDVVESSPWSADPEVFSELSLRGAAGNCLNLLAPILRELSQDQDARWLTLIAPPASLTQTWLRDAGLNRERILLLQPRGTQSAQQLTCEALRLGRSHTVVSWLNPLNTTSRQQLISAARTGDAQSLNIRLG; the protein is encoded by the coding sequence ATGCAGTTCCCACATACCTCACAGCAAGCCCAACTGCCGTTGTTCGAAGCGTTTATGGCACAGCCACTGACGCCGATTCTGAAAGACGTGGTCGAGTCGTCGCCCTGGAGTGCCGATCCCGAGGTATTCAGCGAGCTGTCATTGCGTGGTGCGGCCGGGAACTGCCTGAACCTGCTGGCGCCGATTCTCAGGGAGTTGAGCCAGGACCAGGATGCACGCTGGCTGACGCTGATCGCCCCGCCCGCCAGCCTTACTCAGACGTGGTTGCGAGACGCGGGACTGAACCGCGAACGTATTCTGCTGCTGCAACCGCGTGGCACGCAAAGCGCTCAGCAATTGACCTGCGAAGCGTTGCGACTGGGCCGCAGTCACACGGTTGTCAGCTGGCTCAACCCGCTGAATACAACATCAAGGCAACAGCTGATCAGCGCCGCCCGCACCGGGGACGCTCAAAGCCTGAATATTCGTCTGGGCTAA
- the lexA gene encoding transcriptional repressor LexA gives MLKLTPRQAEILAFIKRCLEDNGYPPTRAEIAQELGFKSPNAAEEHLKALARKGAIEMTPGASRGIRIPGFEAKADDSTLPIIGRVAAGAPILAQQHVEESCNINPTFFHPRADYLLRVHGMSMKDVGIFDGDLLAVHTTREARNGQIVVARIGDEVTVKRFKRDGSKVWLLAENPEFAPIEVNLKDQELVIEGLSVGVIRR, from the coding sequence ATGCTAAAGCTGACGCCACGCCAAGCAGAGATTCTGGCCTTCATCAAACGCTGCCTCGAAGACAACGGCTACCCGCCGACCCGAGCGGAAATCGCTCAGGAACTGGGTTTCAAATCGCCCAATGCAGCGGAAGAACACCTCAAGGCACTGGCCCGCAAGGGCGCAATCGAGATGACACCGGGCGCATCCCGTGGCATCCGCATTCCGGGCTTCGAAGCCAAGGCCGACGACTCCACGCTGCCGATCATTGGTCGAGTAGCGGCCGGCGCGCCGATCCTGGCCCAGCAACATGTCGAAGAGTCCTGCAACATCAATCCGACCTTCTTCCATCCTCGCGCCGATTACCTGCTGCGCGTTCACGGGATGAGCATGAAAGACGTCGGCATTTTCGATGGCGACCTGCTGGCTGTGCACACCACCCGTGAAGCCCGTAACGGCCAGATCGTGGTAGCGCGCATCGGCGACGAAGTCACCGTCAAGCGCTTCAAGCGTGACGGCAGCAAAGTCTGGCTGCTTGCCGAAAACCCTGAATTCGCCCCTATCGAAGTCAACCTGAAAGATCAGGAACTGGTGATCGAAGGCTTGAGCGTTGGCGTGATCCGCCGCTAA
- a CDS encoding TetR/AcrR family transcriptional regulator — MAQSETVERILDAAEQLFAEKGFAETSLRLITSKAGVNLAAVNYHFGSKKALIQAVFSRFLGPFCISLDKELERRQAKPENRPTLEELLEILVEQALVVQPRSGNDLSIFMRLLGLAFSQSQGHLRRYLEDMYGKVFRRYMTLVNEAAPRIPPIELFWRVHFMLGAAAFSMSGIKALRAIAETDFGVNTSIEQVMRLMVPFLAAGMRAETGVTDTAMATAQLRPRSKSAPVAAKV, encoded by the coding sequence ATGGCCCAGTCGGAAACCGTTGAACGCATTCTCGATGCTGCCGAGCAATTGTTCGCGGAAAAAGGGTTTGCCGAAACCTCGTTGCGTCTGATCACCAGCAAGGCCGGTGTCAATCTGGCGGCGGTGAACTACCACTTCGGTTCCAAGAAGGCGCTGATTCAAGCGGTCTTCTCGCGGTTCCTCGGTCCCTTCTGCATCAGCCTCGATAAAGAGCTGGAGCGGCGTCAGGCCAAGCCGGAGAACAGGCCTACGCTCGAAGAGCTGCTGGAAATCCTCGTCGAGCAAGCCCTCGTGGTCCAGCCACGCAGCGGCAATGACCTCTCTATATTCATGCGGTTGCTGGGGCTGGCGTTCAGTCAGAGCCAGGGCCACTTGCGTCGCTATCTGGAAGACATGTACGGCAAGGTGTTTCGCCGCTACATGACACTGGTTAATGAAGCTGCGCCGCGTATCCCGCCGATCGAGCTGTTCTGGCGCGTGCACTTCATGCTCGGCGCTGCCGCGTTCAGCATGTCCGGGATCAAGGCCTTGCGCGCCATCGCCGAGACCGATTTCGGCGTCAACACGTCAATCGAGCAGGTGATGCGCCTGATGGTGCCGTTCCTGGCGGCTGGCATGCGCGCGGAAACCGGCGTCACCGACACGGCCATGGCCACCGCGCAATTGCGTCCGCGCAGCAAATCGGCGCCGGTTGCGGCCAAGGTTTAA
- the nagZ gene encoding beta-N-acetylhexosaminidase: MQGSLMVDVAGTWLTAEDRQLLRQPEVGGLIIFARNIEHPRQVRELSAAIRAVRPDLLLAVDQEGGRVQRLRQGFVRLPAMRAIADNPNAEYLAEQCGWIMATEVLAVGLDLSFAPVLDLDYQRSAVVGTRSFEGNPERAALLAGAFIRGMSSAGMAATGKHFPGHGWAEADSHVAIPNDERSLDEIRAKDLVPFARLSKQLAAVMPAHVIYPQVDAQPAGFSRRWLQDILRGELQFDGVIFSDDLSMAGAHVVGDAASRIEAALSAGCDMGLVCNDRAAAELALTAAQRMKVTPSPRIARMRGQSFAGTEYRQDPRWLTAVGALKDAQLID, encoded by the coding sequence CTGCAAGGCTCGTTGATGGTGGACGTCGCCGGTACCTGGCTGACGGCTGAAGATCGCCAATTGTTGCGTCAGCCCGAAGTGGGCGGCCTGATCATTTTTGCCCGCAACATCGAACACCCGCGTCAGGTGCGCGAGTTGAGCGCGGCGATTCGCGCTGTCCGTCCCGATCTGTTGCTGGCAGTGGACCAGGAGGGCGGCCGGGTGCAGCGTCTGCGTCAAGGTTTCGTGCGCCTGCCGGCCATGCGCGCCATCGCTGATAATCCGAACGCTGAATATCTCGCCGAACAATGCGGCTGGATCATGGCGACCGAAGTGCTGGCGGTTGGCCTCGACCTGAGCTTCGCCCCCGTGCTGGACCTGGATTACCAGCGCAGCGCGGTGGTTGGCACACGTTCGTTCGAAGGTAATCCAGAGCGCGCCGCATTGCTGGCGGGGGCATTCATCCGTGGCATGAGCAGCGCCGGCATGGCTGCCACCGGCAAGCATTTCCCCGGTCACGGCTGGGCCGAGGCGGATTCCCACGTCGCGATCCCCAACGACGAACGCAGCCTTGACGAAATCCGTGCCAAGGACCTGGTGCCGTTCGCCCGCTTGAGCAAACAACTCGCCGCAGTGATGCCGGCCCACGTTATCTATCCGCAAGTCGACGCCCAGCCTGCCGGCTTTTCCCGTCGCTGGTTGCAGGACATCCTGCGTGGCGAGCTGCAATTCGACGGTGTTATTTTCAGTGACGATTTGTCGATGGCCGGCGCCCATGTAGTGGGTGATGCTGCCAGTCGTATCGAGGCGGCACTGAGCGCCGGTTGCGACATGGGTCTGGTGTGCAATGATCGGGCGGCTGCCGAATTGGCGCTGACGGCCGCCCAGCGTATGAAGGTCACGCCTTCGCCGCGTATCGCACGCATGCGTGGCCAGTCGTTCGCGGGCACCGAATATCGCCAGGACCCACGCTGGCTCACGGCCGTCGGTGCGCTCAAAGACGCTCAAC